One window of the Pedobacter ginsengisoli genome contains the following:
- a CDS encoding DUF3820 family protein, which produces MNPQILKDLVTMQMPFGKYKGRILCDLPESYLIWFHKEGFPPGKLGEMIATLYEIKLNGLEYLLQPLKNQHR; this is translated from the coding sequence ATGAATCCGCAAATACTTAAAGATCTGGTTACCATGCAAATGCCATTTGGCAAATATAAAGGGCGTATTTTATGCGATTTACCAGAATCTTATCTGATCTGGTTTCACAAAGAGGGTTTTCCACCAGGTAAACTTGGCGAAATGATTGCCACACTTTATGAAATTAAACTAAATGGTTTAGAGTACCTGCTCCAGCCTTTAAAAAATCAGCATCGCTAA
- a CDS encoding CPBP family intramembrane glutamic endopeptidase, producing the protein MNFIEKQREENTPYMQLLMLLGYAIAGLFIFSIVALVIIVAMYGVGALNDPAVLSGAEPKYRPALQILLAATSAGMFLAPPIFLAFTERIKLKKFYGLKKPKINLLLIVLLIIIASMPFMEWTALLNQKLVLPDYLKWVENWIREKEDQAMQTTMVLLKMQHISELLVNLFLIALLPGVAEELMFRGGVQRSFLRMFKSPHVAIWVTAFLFSAIHLQFYGFLPRLLLGAGFGYIYYWSGSLWYSMLAHFLNNAYAVCAAWYMQKNNIPLSEADSKSNFAWYGYLISFILTILVFQIFKNKTSKAHEQQLD; encoded by the coding sequence ATGAATTTCATAGAAAAGCAACGAGAAGAAAATACTCCTTATATGCAGCTACTTATGCTCCTCGGATACGCAATAGCCGGTCTTTTTATTTTTTCTATTGTGGCCCTCGTTATTATAGTTGCTATGTATGGAGTTGGCGCCCTTAATGATCCTGCAGTACTTTCCGGTGCTGAACCAAAATATCGCCCGGCCCTGCAAATTCTTTTAGCAGCTACCTCTGCAGGTATGTTTTTAGCCCCACCAATATTTCTCGCATTTACAGAAAGAATAAAATTAAAGAAGTTTTATGGGCTCAAAAAACCAAAAATAAACCTCCTGCTTATCGTTTTGTTAATAATAATAGCTTCAATGCCATTTATGGAATGGACAGCTCTTTTGAATCAGAAACTGGTGCTGCCCGATTATCTTAAATGGGTAGAAAACTGGATTCGTGAAAAGGAAGATCAGGCCATGCAAACCACCATGGTTCTTTTAAAAATGCAGCATATATCAGAGCTTTTAGTTAACCTTTTTCTGATAGCTTTATTACCTGGCGTAGCCGAAGAACTGATGTTCAGAGGAGGCGTTCAGCGGTCATTTTTAAGAATGTTTAAAAGCCCTCACGTTGCCATATGGGTAACTGCATTTCTTTTCAGCGCTATACATTTGCAGTTTTATGGCTTTTTGCCCCGCTTGTTATTAGGTGCCGGATTTGGCTATATTTATTACTGGAGTGGTAGTTTATGGTATTCCATGTTAGCACACTTTTTAAATAATGCTTATGCGGTATGTGCAGCATGGTATATGCAAAAAAACAACATACCTTTGTCTGAAGCTGATAGTAAAAGTAATTTTGCCTGGTATGGATACCTGATTAGCTTTATTTTAACCATCCTTGTATTCCAGATTTTTAAAAATAAAACATCAAAAGCACATGAGCAGCAATTGGATTAA
- a CDS encoding putative signal transducing protein has protein sequence MSSNWIKVYETEDQFQAEILKQGLMAIDIDAVVLNKQDSSYKTFGILSVLVHPDNLEKAKEYILENNI, from the coding sequence ATGAGCAGCAATTGGATTAAAGTTTACGAAACAGAAGATCAATTTCAGGCCGAGATTCTGAAGCAAGGATTAATGGCAATTGACATTGATGCAGTGGTATTAAACAAACAAGATTCATCTTACAAAACGTTTGGTATTTTAAGCGTTTTAGTACACCCTGATAACCTGGAAAAGGCCAAAGAATACATTTTAGAAAACAATATTTAA
- a CDS encoding phosphatidate cytidylyltransferase, which translates to MKTRAITAFFFTIVMLGSIFLGGYTFTFFYLFLSLAALFEFFKLIKTAGIRPHRNIALFAATIIFLMTAGYHFLQFETKYLLLLIPLLFSVFISELYKKDKIPFANISYTFVGFVYVTTPFCFFYSLGFLTGNTDYSFHLPLSFLLMLWANDTGAYLFGMKFGKTRLFERHSPKKSWEGFFGGMFTSVLVSYLISLQFTEVNSWIWAGMALLIASFGTLGDLVESMLKRSLNVKDSGSFLPGHGGLLDRFDGLLIAAPVVYTYLYLLLR; encoded by the coding sequence ATGAAAACCAGAGCTATAACTGCGTTCTTTTTTACTATAGTGATGTTGGGATCCATCTTTTTAGGTGGCTATACCTTTACCTTTTTCTACCTCTTTTTGAGCCTTGCGGCGCTATTTGAATTCTTTAAACTGATTAAAACAGCCGGAATAAGACCACACAGAAATATTGCGCTTTTTGCTGCTACAATAATATTTTTAATGACTGCCGGATACCACTTTCTGCAGTTTGAAACCAAATATCTTTTGCTTTTAATACCGCTTTTGTTTTCAGTATTTATAAGTGAACTTTATAAAAAAGACAAAATACCCTTTGCCAACATATCTTATACATTTGTAGGTTTTGTGTATGTAACAACGCCATTTTGTTTCTTTTATTCGCTTGGTTTTTTAACCGGAAACACTGATTATAGCTTTCATTTACCCTTATCCTTTTTGCTAATGCTTTGGGCAAATGATACCGGAGCATATCTTTTTGGGATGAAATTTGGAAAAACAAGGCTTTTTGAACGTCATTCGCCTAAAAAATCATGGGAAGGTTTTTTTGGCGGAATGTTTACCAGTGTATTGGTATCTTATCTTATCTCACTGCAATTTACAGAAGTAAACAGCTGGATCTGGGCCGGAATGGCGCTTTTAATAGCAAGTTTTGGTACTCTTGGAGATCTTGTAGAATCAATGCTTAAACGAAGCCTTAACGTTAAGGATTCGGGATCTTTCTTACCAGGACATGGAGGTCTTTTAGATCGTTTTGATGGCCTGTTGATTGCCGCGCCAGTGGTTTATACATACCTATACCTTTTATTGCGCTAA